The following proteins are co-located in the Clostridiales bacterium genome:
- a CDS encoding Na+/H+ antiporter NhaC family protein: protein MEVGFWAIVPPLLTIVLAIATKEVLLSLFIGVYTGCLIIVGGHPLGGFEKMIEIIIAKLTDPWNMQVLIIVILLGGMIGLLTRSGGSTAFGNLLGRRITTKKGAQGTTWLIGLLIFFDDYFNALTNGAIMRPISDKFGVSREKLSYIIDSTAVGICLVVPLSSWVAFICSLIADSYASAGVDQDAFQAFLLCIPFNFYAWLSIIMVIIVVYLGLDYGPMAKAEKRTMLTGALCDKTFSGGGADDDDFSSIEQKNGTALDLLAPILLLICCALIFMLYTGGFFESFNVLDAVNNMDGMLALTYAVSIAVIFAIIFYAVRRLSKVGDSIAAFVVGTKSMLFVVILLAFAWSIGGVGDELDTAGYVASLFVGNVPPFLVAVIIFIFSCIMTFSTGATWGTYAIMIPLAVPLAIAMDINVYACIAAVIGGGGFGNHCSPLADTAILSSAAANIRHTDHIKTQIPYSVTCACVACVGFLISGFVDHWILPMLVVLILFLATVFVLNRLFGAGKYRTEDQVDSASESQE, encoded by the coding sequence TACCGGCTGCCTTATCATTGTTGGCGGCCACCCTCTTGGTGGTTTTGAAAAAATGATAGAAATCATTATTGCAAAACTTACCGACCCTTGGAATATGCAGGTATTGATCATTGTAATTCTATTAGGAGGCATGATCGGACTTCTGACCCGTTCAGGAGGTTCTACCGCTTTTGGAAATTTACTAGGCCGCCGAATTACTACGAAAAAAGGTGCCCAAGGTACCACATGGCTCATCGGTCTTCTCATTTTCTTCGACGACTATTTCAATGCCCTGACAAACGGTGCGATCATGCGTCCGATCAGTGACAAATTCGGTGTATCCAGGGAAAAGCTTTCCTATATCATCGACTCCACCGCCGTTGGAATCTGTCTTGTCGTTCCACTATCCAGCTGGGTAGCCTTTATCTGTTCCCTTATTGCAGACAGCTATGCCAGCGCAGGGGTCGATCAGGATGCCTTCCAGGCGTTTCTGCTCTGCATTCCTTTTAACTTTTACGCATGGCTTTCCATCATCATGGTCATTATCGTGGTCTACCTGGGTCTTGATTATGGCCCCATGGCAAAAGCAGAAAAACGAACCATGCTCACAGGTGCTCTATGTGATAAAACTTTCAGCGGAGGCGGAGCCGATGATGATGATTTTTCCTCCATTGAGCAGAAAAATGGCACAGCCCTTGACCTGCTTGCACCAATCCTGCTCCTTATTTGCTGTGCATTGATCTTCATGCTTTATACCGGCGGTTTCTTTGAAAGCTTCAATGTACTGGATGCGGTGAACAATATGGACGGAATGCTTGCCCTAACCTATGCGGTTTCCATTGCTGTAATCTTCGCCATTATCTTTTACGCAGTCCGCAGGCTTTCCAAAGTCGGCGATTCCATAGCGGCTTTCGTTGTGGGGACCAAATCCATGCTCTTTGTGGTCATACTGCTGGCCTTTGCCTGGAGCATCGGAGGGGTTGGGGATGAGCTGGATACAGCAGGCTATGTTGCTTCTCTCTTTGTCGGAAATGTTCCGCCGTTTCTTGTTGCAGTCATTATTTTTATCTTTTCCTGCATTATGACCTTCTCTACCGGAGCCACCTGGGGAACTTATGCCATCATGATCCCTCTCGCCGTTCCCCTTGCAATCGCCATGGACATCAACGTATACGCCTGTATCGCAGCGGTCATCGGCGGCGGCGGCTTCGGTAATCACTGTTCTCCTCTGGCTGACACTGCAATTTTATCTTCTGCCGCAGCAAATATCCGCCATACCGATCACATCAAGACCCAGATTCCTTATTCTGTAACTTGCGCCTGCGTTGCATGTGTTGGTTTTCTCATATCGGGCTTTGTTGATCATTGGATTCTTCCCATGCTGGTAGTCCTTATTCTTTTCCTTGCAACAGTATTTGTCCTCAACCGCCTTTTCGGGGCCGGTAAATATCGGACGGAGGATCAGGTTGACTCTGCTTCGGAAAGCCAAGAGTAA